The following DNA comes from Candidatus Nitrosotalea okcheonensis.
GCGTGATTTTTGTCCTAGCAGTATAGTGCCTTTTAGTCTCTTATGATACATGATGGATTTTTTGGCAATATCGCGTGACGAAGACACTATACCTAATGATATTGTCTCCCTATTTAAAATTCAAAATTGGTTTATCTGTTAAAAGTAAAATGTGGAATAAATTAAAAGTCTAGAAAAAGGATAAGACCTTTTTTACAGGTCAACTTGCTTTATTTCTTCTTTGCTTTTGATTTTGCTTTTGGTTTTGCTTTGGCTTTTGCCATGGCTATTTGCTTTCGGTATCGGTATTAAGTATAATGAAATGGCACAATGATCGAAAAAGAGTCAAAATTTTGACATCAAAAGCAGATTTCGAGCATTTTTATTGAGTGATATCTAAACCACGTTTAGAAGGAGGTGCGACGATGAGTTACAACGATAGAGGCGGTTCATACGGTGGACGATCAGGTGGCGGATACGGCGGCGGTCGAAGATTCGGCGGCGGTGGCGGTAGAAGTTTTGATAACAGTCCAAAACCAGTAGAAACCGGAAAGGAATACGACGTTTCCATTACTGAAATCAGTAGAAAAGGCGACGGTATTGCAAGAGTAGAAGGCTTTGTAATATTTGTTAAAGACGGCAAAGCTGGCCAGAATGCTAAGGTAAAAATTACCCAAGTAGGCCAGAGATTTGCTTCTGCTGAAATAGTAGAAGGTTCTCAATAAAATAAAGGCAATTCAGACAAACATCTGATTCCTATATTTTTCTCAATTTTTATCTAATGTTATAATTTACGGCATCTATTGTCGGTATAACTCATGTCTTGTTTGTTCATAATGCCCTGACTGTTTCTTATATGATAATTTTTACATTATTTTTTATCTGAATTGGAAAACAAACCCTTGACTACAAACATAGTCTCAAATAAACAAGAGCGGGTACCTGAAATATGTTCCTTAGACATGTCTGTAGCAAATCACGATATGAAGACTCATCTTTCTCCAATAAAGATGTGCGTAGAAATGTTAGAATCTCATGTATCTGGCCCGCTAAATGAAAAACAGGAGAGGATGATTGGAACTATACATCGGTGTGTGGATAAACTAGAGTCATTGATTAAAGATATTTCAGATGTGTATAAACTAGAATTACAGTCTCTAGAGTTGTCAAAAATGGAATTGAATGTGCAAAGTCTCATGAATGAATGTGCGGATCTATTACAACCTTTGATAGTAGGAAAATCTATTGAGCTAAAGATAGTAGGAATGGATGGACTAATTTATGCAGATAAAAACAGAATTGAGCAGGTCATCGTAAACTTGGTAAAAAACTCCATAGATTTTGTTCCTAAAATTGATGGCAAAATCACAATAGTGGTTGAAAAAGATGGATTTTCTAATTTGTTGTTTTCTGTTAGAGATAATGGTGAGGGAATAAAATCTGAAGATCTAGAAAAAATATTTGCCAAGTTTTACAGGGGTGTATCCAAACCGTCTCGAATGTACGGAGGTTCAGGACTTGGGTTGGCAATTTGTAAGGGTATTGTAGAAGCACATGGGGGGAAAATATGGGCTGAATCTGGATTGCGAAACGGTTCTCTGTTCAAGTTCACTATCCCAATCTGGGTGCCACAATCACAAAATGTTTGCCCGTGACGTCATCTAGCTTTAGAAATGGCGTCTCTTATTTCGCCTGATTTCGCAAAAATTGTCTTTCCTATGTCATCAACTTCTGTTCCCGTTGGCTTTTTTCCCGAATGGACAACAAAATAATATGTTTCAAACTTACCTATGATGGAACCATGTGTATATCCGTAAACATACTCTGATTCGTTTGCTATCTGAAAGACTCCTTGAAATTGCGGAAGACGAATATTTTTAACAAGCCCTGGAATCTTGGATATTTCTTCTTCTATCATTGTATCAAGGATTTTTTTATCTTTTTTCTCTAATACCATGTTTGAAAGACGATTGGGTTCAATAAAAGTCTGATACCATTTTTTTCAACTTGTCTCATCTTTTTTTTCATGTACTGTCATTACTTGTCTGATCTCTTCCGCCCTTTCCTCTACCATCTTCCTAATCTCTTTACTCTCTTCTGAATCTGGTATCTTACCATGTCTTCCAACTATGAGGCCTGCAATATATCCCTCCATCTGGCCAACCAGATAACCGTATATGAAATCTGAGCCGCTTTTGAATTTCCAAATCTTCTGTAAACGAGATTCACCTTTTTTCAATAGGGTCACATTGGGGCACCAGTTCTTGATGGCACTCTCTACCTCTTTTCTAATGTATACGCCTAGTACCATTAGATCTCTTTTCCTGACTCAACTCTAAAAAGTTTATCGAGTTGATTTCCAGTTGTATTGCTGCAGTCACTGAAAGACAATGGGCCGTAATCCATATGATGTAACTATGTCATTAATCCCATCCACTAGTCTCACAATACCTGGAGTCTGGGCCTTATTTTTGATTAGATCTGTTTTAATTATGTTTAGGTAGTATAGTTTCTTTTTCATCTCCTTTGTTTTTCTTGTCTTTGAAAATGATGAATTTTTTAAATCTCTGAGATTTGCAGATATGCTGCATAATTTTATTATCTTTGCCTCAAGAGGCGATTCTTTTAGTTGTTTTACATATTGTTCCTCTTGCATTGATCTTGGAAGACTTTGGTCCTTTGATATTGATAAGACTAGGACTGCCACTCTTGAACCAAATCTCTTATCTAATTCATCAAAACTTGTCTTACAATTGTCGATTATATCGTGGAGCCAAGCAGCTGATAATACATCATCATTTGTTATTCCAAGACTCTTGAGTCTCGCAACTACTGCTGACAAGTATTCTTGATGTATGACACCATCATTTTTTATCCTGCCCATGTATCGTTCTTTTACAAAATTTTCTGCTGATTGCTTCTGGGACATGGTTGAATTCTTTCTGAAAATCAACTTAACCTTTCTGATCTAACAATATGGGACTAGATCAAAAAAATTTTTTTAAGCGTTTTTCAGCCTAAAATCTGCGTGCTGGACGATGTTTTGGTAAACATTCTTTGCAATATACTGGTCTACCTTCTGCTGGTTTGAAGGGAACCTGTGTTTCTTTTTTACAGTCTGCACATGTGGCAGGAAACATTTGTCTGTCTTCAGTTGACATGATTTTTGTTGATAAATGCTACATAATAACTGTTCACTCAGGATTTTTAGACCTTTATCACGTGTTTGCCTATCCGAAGTCTGCTGGGAAGACAATTTCACGAGTATTCTAGTACCATACTTGTCTAGGTACATGACTGTTAGTGATCAATTGCTCTTATGATGACTTTATTCTGAAAATGAAAATAACTGAAAACATTCCGATTACAAGTATTGTAGGAGCTATGGGGAATTCTGGAACAGGGTTAGTTTGACTTGCCAAAAATGTACTTGCAGAATCTTCGAATAACTGTGAGTTTTTGTCAATGTTGTCTGGATTGCTTGTTAGATCTAATGTGTACTGATTTCCATTATCTAAAAAATAAATTATGTTTTCACTCAATGATGTGGAATTGTCTAAAGAATAGTGTGTGGCAGAACTAATTGTAACACGTACTCCATCAGTGAATCTGTCCACTACTCCGTTGTATACTATTGTATTAGAATCTGTATCTTTATGTGTCATCTCTTGGGCTATTGTAGCAAGAATATCATTATCTGTGTGGTTGTTTATGGCATCTATTACATTCGATGCTATGTACCTGTGATAAATTCCAAATGTGGCCAACTGGGTTTTATCATTGTTTGAAAATGTTACTATTGATTGATTTGATATGTTTGGTGGTAAGTTATTCAGGGCTTCCCAGTTGAGAGGTGGCTGGATGGAAATACCATAGTTAGAATTTTTGTAGGTATTAGAATCTGCAAATCTGAGAGCATCCGCAAATATGGAAACATTGTGATTTGTTGCATATGCTATACTTGTAGAAAATAGAGTTAGCGCAATCGCTGCTGTGATTATCGGTATTGTTTTATTCATGATTTTTCTTGATGGTACTGTTATTTATTGTTCAAGATTTTCCTAGATTGGTTATTATGAAAAATGTTTTACTATGGGTAGGCAATTATCTATTATTCTGAGCACTTCGGAACGAATTACTTTTTTATCAATTGATACCCAGACGGTATTCTTACCTACTGCAAAAGAGATGGTTTGTACTTTTTCTCTTTCCTCCCACATGAATTGTACGTCGCCAAGCTGTCTGTTAAACTGTGATGCCATACGGGTCTTGATTGCAAGATGTGAAAACTGATCAGTCGTATTTTTTATGTTAAGCAGTGGTTCATGCCCATGCCTTCTCTCATATACCATGATCTTTCCCTTACTATCTATTACGCCTGCAAATCTAACATACTGGCTAATCGCTCGTATTGCTTTTACTATTCCTTGGGCGTCTTTTTTATTCAATATCCCATGTGCTAATTTTTTGCTATATAACCATTGTTCACTTGTTCTTGATAATGACTTGGGGGTTAGAGGTATTTACTACAAATTTGATGTCTAACTTTTGATAAAATGGGGATTCACTGGGAAAAATTTTGTCTCATGCTCTTTTCAGCTTGTTGTCTTAATTGCGTTGCAAAAAAATTATCTGGCTCATAATCTAGCACTGTATCAAAATAGGCAATAGCCTCATCATATTTGCCAAGGTGGGAAAGAGACAGGCCTTTGTTTATTATTATGTTTATTTCCCTTGGTTTGGTTTCAAGGATCTTGTCAAAACAATCTATTGCTTCCCTATACCTGCCTATGTTGTCAAGCGAATATCCCTTCAATGACAGAGCTCCGGGATCATCTGGCATCAACCTTAAAGCCTGATCAAAACACCGCAGTGCATCCTCATGTTTGCTTATGTTTGGATTTGAAAGACACAGTCCTTT
Coding sequences within:
- a CDS encoding TRAM domain-containing protein, giving the protein MSYNDRGGSYGGRSGGGYGGGRRFGGGGGRSFDNSPKPVETGKEYDVSITEISRKGDGIARVEGFVIFVKDGKAGQNAKVKITQVGQRFASAEIVEGSQ
- a CDS encoding HD domain-containing protein, coding for MSQKQSAENFVKERYMGRIKNDGVIHQEYLSAVVARLKSLGITNDDVLSAAWLHDIIDNCKTSFDELDKRFGSRVAVLVLSISKDQSLPRSMQEEQYVKQLKESPLEAKIIKLCSISANLRDLKNSSFSKTRKTKEMKKKLYYLNIIKTDLIKNKAQTPGIVRLVDGINDIVTSYGLRPIVFQ
- a CDS encoding tetratricopeptide repeat protein, which produces MGRADTTSKNNSVESLHKKALMLQKEGSQEEAISYLDKALESSPNNAELLYDKAISFQMLLKFDDAIECYDKSLKIDPNNFGAFVNKGLCLSNPNISKHEDALRCFDQALRLMPDDPGALSLKGYSLDNIGRYREAIDCFDKILETKPREINIIINKGLSLSHLGKYDEAIAYFDTVLDYEPDNFFATQLRQQAEKSMRQNFSQ
- a CDS encoding sensor histidine kinase, giving the protein MTTNIVSNKQERVPEICSLDMSVANHDMKTHLSPIKMCVEMLESHVSGPLNEKQERMIGTIHRCVDKLESLIKDISDVYKLELQSLELSKMELNVQSLMNECADLLQPLIVGKSIELKIVGMDGLIYADKNRIEQVIVNLVKNSIDFVPKIDGKITIVVEKDGFSNLLFSVRDNGEGIKSEDLEKIFAKFYRGVSKPSRMYGGSGLGLAICKGIVEAHGGKIWAESGLRNGSLFKFTIPIWVPQSQNVCP
- a CDS encoding CxxC-x17-CxxC domain-containing protein yields the protein MSTEDRQMFPATCADCKKETQVPFKPAEGRPVYCKECLPKHRPARRF